The region TGCAGGGGGAAAATTATATAAATAACCCGCTGCTTTTTTAGATTTAATAATAATAATATGATATATGGGGTGCTTTTATGAAAGCAGATATAAAATGTGTTTCCACTGGTCAAAAAATAGCTAATGATATTGGCTCAGTTACTTTTAAATGTCCTCAATGTGGAGACTATGAAATAGTGCGTTCTGAATATGCTCGTGTTATAGCAGCTCCTTACAAATGCCCAAAATGCAGCTTTGAAGGCCCAAATTAGGTGATTATTATAGTAAGTGTTGTAGCAACTATTAAAGTGATGCCTGAATCACCAGATACCGATCTAAAAGCAATAGAAGTAAAAGCTGAAAAATGCATTACTTCGTTTGGCGCAGCATTAGGCAAAACTGAGATTCATCCCGTAGCTTTTGGATTAAAAGCATTGCATCTTATCATCATAACTCCTGAAGAAAAAGGTTCTACTGAATCCTTAGAAAATGACATAGCAAAGATTCAAGGAGTAAATTCTGTTGATGTTATTGATGTGAGAAGAGCAATTGGATAAACTTAAGAAAAACATAGACCTTTCTTATTTTCTTCTTTTGTAGGCTGATCTCTCCGTGGGATTAGTAATCCACTTAGTTCTAATCGCTTAATATACTCTTGAAGGAATTTTCTTTGAGAGTCCTCTTTTTCTTTATTTTTATTAAATTTATTTATCATTCTATCACCTCAAATATACATAAATAGCGCAAAATATGGAGTCCTAAAATCGTTTCGTGAACCTTCTAATTTATCTCTTGGTAAAAAAAAACATATCTCTCCATTATTCTTACTTATGTGACAAAGGTTTATAAATTTATCTAAGACAAAGAATAACTCAGGTGTTATGAAATCCACTTTTAAACCCAAGCCCTCCGCAATAGTTATGTCAATATCAAAGTCATGTGAAGGATAATCAGTATTTAATCTCTCAACGATCCTTTCTACTGTTTTTTTCCTATTTTCATCATATTTAAACATATAATCATTTAGTAATACTTTAGCATAATATTCTGTTAATTTTTTTAAATTAAATAATTGCCCTATTTGAGAAGGGGTAAATTCTTTTGTTAATTCTAAGATTAATACTTTTTCAACGTCAATTGCCTTATGATTGGGACAAGAAGGATTTTCGCAGGGTGATAATTTATCTTTTGCATCCTTTATAAATTCAATATATTTCTGAATAGATAAAAGGGGGAGTGCACCTCCGTATAATTGTAAGTCTATCGGTCCAAGAGATGCATATGGCCCCATATAAATCTTATTTGCACCTAATGACATTAAAGTTCCACCACTATAAGCATGATGGGGAATCAAAAAATTTACTTTATAAGCAAACTTCCTGATTATTTGAATCATTTTATATGCTGTGTTTGGATGACCCCCTTTAGTATGTATTAATACATCTAATTCTTCTATTGGTTTCTCAACTTTACTTGATAAAATATCAAATAAAAGAGGTGCATCAGGGTGAAATATTCTCCCTTCGGCATCGCAATAATATAATATCAGTAATGGTTTTTTTGTCAATTTAGTTATTTCATGCCCTAATTGATTTAATTTATTGATAGAATCATTTTCAGAATCATTATTATTCTTTAAGTCCACATTTTTTTTATTATCGACCATTTAATTTAAGGAGAAGGATATGCTTATTTAAAGATTTATATCCCCAAAAATATCTTAACACTTCTTAATACACTTAATTACTTCTTTCAACGATGCATTTGTTCTTATTCCATAAGGAGAAATATGAGTTCTTGCAGCTTGATAGCCTTTCGTTCTAATCTGATTCATAATCTCTTCGAATTTAGGCATTTCTAATTTATAACGTGAAACTAATTCATGAATATCATAAAACCCAACAACATCAACTAATGATTCTTCTTTTATTTGTTCTAATGCACCTAATTCCATATTTTTTACTAAGGCGCTGTCCCATAAATTTCCAATCCACAATGGTCCTGCAAATATCATTTTGTTTTTACAGCAAACATCTTGATTATAAGCACTAACTTTAAATCCAAAACATTGTTTGCAAAACAAAAAATACGCGTGCTGCTGTAAGAAAGAATCAACTGTTTTTTTTCCTTTAACACAAGAGAAAAAAACACGATAATAATGTTCCTTAGTATAGCTAAAAATAGGAGCAAGTGCTTTGCCATATTGACTTCCTATAAGCTGCACTTTTCGAATTAATATCCTTAAGCCAATCTCATGCATCAGATAATTACGCAAGGGCGCAGCCCAATATTTTCTTTGGCACGCATCTGGATAGGTTCCAGCTAATGCGCTTGTATCAGTTGCTGTTACTGCAAGAATGCCGCTGCGTGAAAGCCGTTTAATGGCGCTATCCAAAAAAGGATTTGGAGTTCCAAAAGGATCTATGTCAATATAATCAAAACCTGATGACGCAAGAAGAAAATCATTTGCATCTTGATGATGAATAATTATTTTTTTTGAAGCCAATAACTTGTTTATGATCAATAATTCTTTGATTTTTTTAACGGCAGCAGCGTCGTGATCGTTAACCTGAATTTCTTTGATCATTGATATTGGCAATTCTTTCAAAAAACGCGCGCCTCTGACACCAGTTCCTGCTAAAGGCAATGCTATTTGAAGCTGCTTCCGTGACAATGCTTTTAACAACGCAACACTTAGGTCGCGATTTAATTTCATCACAGGATTGTAAAATACTGGCAATTCCTTGGAAATTTTTTTTGGCATTGCAATGGGAATTATAATCTCATTTTCTTTAATGTACTTCATTATCTTAAACAATCAACAAAACTATATAAAGATATCTTCTCGGAAATTTAAAAACATTTATATATGAGTAGTTCCATAAATTAAAATTAGATCAATATGATCAAAAGAGGTGAATGAATTATGGCTGCTAAGAAACGAAGAGCAACAAAGCGAAGAGCTGCAAAACGCTCGACGAAGAAGAGATCAAAGAAAAGAGCAAAGCGATCAAAAAAGAAAAAGCAGTGATTAACTGATTCTGATTATATTTTTTTTATTTTTTTATTTAACATTTAACAACCCCAGTTGTTAAATACTACTTATGATATTCTTTGATGATGGTTAGGTTTTATGAACTTGATGTTTGCAGAGGAATTGCAATTAGTATGATGATACTATTCCATGTGTTGTGGGATTTACTTTATTTTCAATTTCTTTCAATTGATTTATATCATGGTTTTTGGAAATTGTTTCAAGTTGCAACTGCAACGCTGTTTTTATTGATTGTTGGAATTTCAGCAGCGCTTAGCGCCAAAAACTTGAATTTTTCACAACGTTTGAAGAAATTTTCACTACGATCAGCAAAAATCTTGTCACTTGCATCCGTTATTACCCTTATCACCTACTTTTTTATGCGAGATAATTATATTTTCTTTGGTATCTTACATTTGATAGGGGTGAGCATCTTTCTTTCAAGTTTTTTTATTAGATTCAAATATGCTAATCTTATCTTTGGAATAGTATTAATTACTTTAGGAAACATTCTTAACCAACTAACTTTTAGTTTCAAATGGCTTGTGTGGCTAGGTTTTGAATATAATGGCTTAACAACCGTTGATTATTATCCCTTAATACTTTGGTTTGGTGTAGTTCTAATCGGGATATTTCTAGGAAAAACTTTTTATGAAAACGACAAGAGAATCTTTGGATGGCAACAGATCCCAGAAAACAGGTTTTTTATTATATTCTCATATCTAGGAAGACATTCATTGGTAATTTACCTTATTCATCAGCCGATATTATTTGGTTTAACCTATTTTATTCACTATATTATTACTTGATAATTAGAACTATCCATCATTTCTTTCCGTTTGGACCCCAGATTTTGCCCATGTTAATTCGCGATAAATTATAAAGTTGTTTCATCTCTTTTGGATCTGCCATTTTTAAGACATCTAACTCCGGAGCAAACATTTCAGAATAACGATCTCTTCTTCGGATAAGCTTTACACTGCCGTTCTCCTTAATCATTACCATAGGAGGCCTTTTAAGATTATTGAAATTGGATGCCATCGCATTGCTGTAAGCACCAGTGTCCATAATCGCAAGTATGTCATTTTCTTTTAATACCGGCAGTTTTCGGTTTGAAGCAAGAATATCAATACAATCACAGGTGCATCCTGCAATATCATACTTTCTTACTCTCGGCAAAGACATCCGTGTTGCAGGAAGAATTTCGTAGTATGTTTGGTAGATAATAGGATCTGGTAGCATTGCATAGGTTGATCCATCAGTTACAAGGATTTTCTTATTTTTGGTAGGTTTTTTGCTGATGACTTTTACCAAGCCAACGCCTGCATTAGCTACAATAAACTTTCCAGGCTCAAAAACTAAGTTTGGCCATTGCAAATCATAATTAACAAGAAGCTTCTTAAAATATCTTACAAACTTTTTACCCATCTCTTCTGGAGTAAAAATGGTTTCATCATTATATTGAACAGGAAATCCTCCCCCTAGATCAATATCCTGGATAATAATATTATACTCCTCCTTGCAGAATTTAGCTAACTTAAGCAGTTTTTTCGCAGCTTGGAAGTAAACACGGTAATTAGGCATGTACCCTCCATGAAAATGCAAGCCAATAATATCAATAAATTCATAGCTTTTTGCCAAAGCTATTGCTTTTTTTGCATATGCAATAGGAATACCATATTTAGCAGCAACTAAAGGAGTTCCAAAAGAATGTATTTTTTGGACTTTATTTCCATACCGTATATTTGGATTAATACGAATAAACATCCTAATGGGACTCTGCATTTTTTCTGCAACCATACCCATTTTTCTAATCTCTTCTAAAGAATCTGCAGTAATAGCACGAACGCCGACTTTTGCAGCAAACATAATATCCTGTTCTGTTTTATACAAATTAGTAAACGTAATTTGATCAGGAGAGAAATCTGCAAGCAAGCCAAGAATAATCTCTCCAACACTGCTCACATCTAATTCAAAACCTTCTTCACGAACTATTTTGAGAATTTCAAGATTTGAATTGCATTTGCAAGCATATTGCGGCCGCAGCTTTTCATAAAGAAATGCGTTTTTGAATCTTCGCAACCGGTCTCGAATCTCACTTTCAATCAATATGTAAAGCGGCGTTCCATATTTCTGAGCAAGATCAGTAACATGAACACCTTCTAAGGTAAGAATTCCTTTTCTATCCTGACCTAGAAAACTCCACTTAGGCTTAAGATAGCGTTTTGAAAGAACTTTTCTCTTTTTTTTTACCGTTTTGACAACAGCTTCTTTATCCATTTTAAAAACAACTACGTATTTTAATACGTAGTTATTCTTAATATGAGGTTATATTTAAATATATTTTTTTGCTGACAAAAAATAACGGCTCTGTCCCAAATCTCGGCTTACGCCTCGGTTTTGGTGCCGTGATTATCTCACTTATTTATAAAAAGGAAAAAATTCCTACTGGAACTTCCTTTTTTCTCACGTACTAATTTGGAGGATAATCACCAGCATGGCACCAAAAACTACATTCGGGACAGAGCCAAAACAACAAAAAAATATAAAAACAACACACTCATCCACATTTGGATATGAACACAAAAGAAGATTTTAGAACCATAAAAAGATTTATTAAACATAATTTTCGCCATTTTAATGGAGCGGTTGTTGTCGACGCAGCTGAAGGATGGGTTAAACATCTTAAGCAAGGCGGCAAGATGCTGGTTACCATGGCAGGCGCTATGAGCACTGCTGAATTAGGGATTTCTTTGGCTGAAATGATCAGGCAAGGCAAAGTTCATGCAATTTGCTGCACCGCCGCCAATTTAGAAGAAGATCTTTTTAATCTTGTTGCCCACAATCATTACAAGCGCGTGCCTCATTATCGATCACTGCGGCCGGAAGATGAACTTGAACTGCTTAATCAAAATATGAATCGCGTTACTGATACGTGCATTCCAGAACATGAAGCAATGCGAAGAATTGAGCAGCAATTGTTCAAAGTGTGGGAACGCGCAGACAAAGAAGGCAAACGTTATTTTCCTTATGAATTTATTTACCAGCTTATTAGGGAAAAGATGCTTGTACCTTACCATCAAATTGATCCAAAAGATTCTTGGGTTATTGCAGCTTGCGAAAAGAATATTCCTATTTTTACACCAGGTTGGGAAGATTGCACTACAGGAAATATGTTTGTTGGCCTGTTTAAGAGAGGCAACCTCTCTAATCTCCAGATAGTTAAATCAGGAATTGAATTTATGGACATGCTTATTGACTGGTATTTGGAAACAACTAAAGACACTTCATTAGGCTTCTTCCAAATTGGAGGAGGAATTGCAGGTGATTTTCCCATTTGTGTTGTGCCTTTGATTAGACAAGATATGGAAAAACAATGCAAATTATGGGGATATTTCTGCCAGATTTCAGACAGCACTACTTCTTATGGTTCATACAGCGGAGCAGTTCCTAATGAGAAAATAACCTGGGAAAAATTAGGTGTTGATACGCCTAAATTTGTTATAGAATCAGATGCAACCATAGTTGCTCCGTTGATATTTGCGTATGTTTTGGCTGAGTAATTTTTCTTTGCTTATTTTATAAATATTCTCTGAAAATGTACGTAATAAGTCTTCTATGGTTTTATTAAAAATTACTATTTTTAATCCCTGAGATCCTTCGGATTCAGGTAGCGCCGGTTCAGCTTCAAAGTGATTTAAATATTGGATTTTTCTCTCTGGCACTCCGAAAAATCCGCAAAGTAAAGTTAAGAAGAGCTTCACAAAAGTAGGCGCTAAAACCCCAGACTTATTACGTACCTGAAAATGAAGTGATAGTAAATTTTATAAACATCATCAATATCCGAAAACGCATATGATGAACCTTCCAAAGAATGAGGTAAAAGTGAAATGTCGCAAATGCAGCAGGGATGCAATTGCATCAGAATTTCGTATGGATATTGATGCGAAAATGATGGTTTGCCCAAACTGCATCAGAGAAAAAGGTTCACCTAAAAACGCAAGAATAATGCCAAATACTTCTACCCAACAAGCAATGAATCAAGCAAGAATTTCACTTGGTTTAAATCGTTCATCACCGCAAGCTCCTCAACAAGCATCTGTACCTGATGGAGAAGGTGAAGAAAGCAGAACTCCTAGACCAGCAGGCTGGGATAAAGATGATGATATTTTAGAGAAATTATATTCACAAAAAAAGAAAAAAGTAGAAAGTTTCAAGCCGATGCCAGGGTCAGGAACTAAACTTAAATATGTTTGCCAGCAATGCACGTACACCTTCTCTTATGATTCTGAAAAGAAAACACCGCGTTCCTGCCCTTATTGCCAGCGTTCAGTTCCAGATATATTTTAAACTATTTGTTGTACGGCGATATTGAAAAAATTTAAAAAGTCCTGATTGTAATATAGTATCGTGACTTTATGGTCAATGGTAAATACATAGAACGTAATACAGATTTAGGAAAATTCTCTCACGGTAATTTTGATTTTGTCTTTAATCATAATGATTCTTCAGTGACCGCAGTTGTTCGTGTCAAATATAAGTTTGAAAAAGGAATATCGGTTGCTGATCAGAAAAAATTCAAGGCAAAACTACAGCAGGCTGTTAATCAGTATGCACATAATAAAGCGGAACTTATTCCTGTTAATGGAAATGGGCGTCCAATACCTATTCGAGTAATTCTCCAAGAAAGCAACAGCTATCATAAAATAGTTGATGTTGAGAAACATAGAAATCGAGATTGGGTTGGGAGTAGTGATATTAATGTCAAGATAAATGATAGAGTACGAACACTCGCCCATGAATTTTTTCATCTTCTAGGAAATTATGATGAATACAATGGAGGTAAGCTTGAAAATCATGCTTATTGGCATGATAATAAATTTGTATATGATCAAAATCAGGCTTTAATGGGAGTAGGTTCACAGGTACGAGACAGGTATTTTGACCATTTTGCTAAAAAAGTTTCTCAGTTAATGGGCACAACATATGTACCAAGATTAACCGTTCCTCAGAGAACATACCATAATCTTGCCACTCCATCAATGATCACCGTGCCTAAAGTTCTTCCTTCTCCTAAACCTGTGATTAAATCTCCTGCTTTAGAGAAAAATAGAACTCCTGTATTTTCCAGTACTTTAAGAATGGGAATGCAGGGGAAAGATATTCGGTCTTTGCAGCAAGCACTAAATAATCGTTTTGGCACTGGATTAAAACAAGATGGCATCTTCGGTCTTAAAACAAGAAATGCAGTTATTAATATTCAGAAACTCTTCAACGTACGTGCAGACGGCATAGTCGGACACAAAACAAGTCAAATATTTAGACAGAGAACGCCTATTCTGAAATTCGGAATGAGAAGCAGTGCAGTCTCGAATTTACAAAAAAATCTCAATAATCGTTTTGGTACTGGATTAAAACAAGATGGTGTCTTTGGTCCTAAGACACAGGCAGCTTTAAAGAACGTTCAAGGCATGTACGGTCTTAAACGTGAGGGTATATTCGGTCAGAAAACCAGCTTA is a window of Candidatus Woesearchaeota archaeon DNA encoding:
- a CDS encoding DUF1610 domain-containing protein; translation: MKADIKCVSTGQKIANDIGSVTFKCPQCGDYEIVRSEYARVIAAPYKCPKCSFEGPN
- a CDS encoding elongation factor 1-beta gives rise to the protein MVSVVATIKVMPESPDTDLKAIEVKAEKCITSFGAALGKTEIHPVAFGLKALHLIIITPEEKGSTESLENDIAKIQGVNSVDVIDVRRAIG
- a CDS encoding tRNA (guanine(10)-N(2))-dimethyltransferase, with amino-acid sequence MKYIKENEIIIPIAMPKKISKELPVFYNPVMKLNRDLSVALLKALSRKQLQIALPLAGTGVRGARFLKELPISMIKEIQVNDHDAAAVKKIKELLIINKLLASKKIIIHHQDANDFLLASSGFDYIDIDPFGTPNPFLDSAIKRLSRSGILAVTATDTSALAGTYPDACQRKYWAAPLRNYLMHEIGLRILIRKVQLIGSQYGKALAPIFSYTKEHYYRVFFSCVKGKKTVDSFLQQHAYFLFCKQCFGFKVSAYNQDVCCKNKMIFAGPLWIGNLWDSALVKNMELGALEQIKEESLVDVVGFYDIHELVSRYKLEMPKFEEIMNQIRTKGYQAARTHISPYGIRTNASLKEVIKCIKKC
- a CDS encoding DUF1624 domain-containing protein produces the protein MMVRFYELDVCRGIAISMMILFHVLWDLLYFQFLSIDLYHGFWKLFQVATATLFLLIVGISAALSAKNLNFSQRLKKFSLRSAKILSLASVITLITYFFMRDNYIFFGILHLIGVSIFLSSFFIRFKYANLIFGIVLITLGNILNQLTFSFKWLVWLGFEYNGLTTVDYYPLILWFGVVLIGIFLGKTFYENDKRIFGWQQIPENRFFIIFSYLGRHSLVIYLIHQPILFGLTYFIHYIIT
- the lysA gene encoding diaminopimelate decarboxylase, with amino-acid sequence MDKEAVVKTVKKKRKVLSKRYLKPKWSFLGQDRKGILTLEGVHVTDLAQKYGTPLYILIESEIRDRLRRFKNAFLYEKLRPQYACKCNSNLEILKIVREEGFELDVSSVGEIILGLLADFSPDQITFTNLYKTEQDIMFAAKVGVRAITADSLEEIRKMGMVAEKMQSPIRMFIRINPNIRYGNKVQKIHSFGTPLVAAKYGIPIAYAKKAIALAKSYEFIDIIGLHFHGGYMPNYRVYFQAAKKLLKLAKFCKEEYNIIIQDIDLGGGFPVQYNDETIFTPEEMGKKFVRYFKKLLVNYDLQWPNLVFEPGKFIVANAGVGLVKVISKKPTKNKKILVTDGSTYAMLPDPIIYQTYYEILPATRMSLPRVRKYDIAGCTCDCIDILASNRKLPVLKENDILAIMDTGAYSNAMASNFNNLKRPPMVMIKENGSVKLIRRRDRYSEMFAPELDVLKMADPKEMKQLYNLSRINMGKIWGPNGKK
- a CDS encoding deoxyhypusine synthase family protein; the encoded protein is MNTKEDFRTIKRFIKHNFRHFNGAVVVDAAEGWVKHLKQGGKMLVTMAGAMSTAELGISLAEMIRQGKVHAICCTAANLEEDLFNLVAHNHYKRVPHYRSLRPEDELELLNQNMNRVTDTCIPEHEAMRRIEQQLFKVWERADKEGKRYFPYEFIYQLIREKMLVPYHQIDPKDSWVIAACEKNIPIFTPGWEDCTTGNMFVGLFKRGNLSNLQIVKSGIEFMDMLIDWYLETTKDTSLGFFQIGGGIAGDFPICVVPLIRQDMEKQCKLWGYFCQISDSTTSYGSYSGAVPNEKITWEKLGVDTPKFVIESDATIVAPLIFAYVLAE
- a CDS encoding peptidoglycan-binding protein, producing the protein MTAVVRVKYKFEKGISVADQKKFKAKLQQAVNQYAHNKAELIPVNGNGRPIPIRVILQESNSYHKIVDVEKHRNRDWVGSSDINVKINDRVRTLAHEFFHLLGNYDEYNGGKLENHAYWHDNKFVYDQNQALMGVGSQVRDRYFDHFAKKVSQLMGTTYVPRLTVPQRTYHNLATPSMITVPKVLPSPKPVIKSPALEKNRTPVFSSTLRMGMQGKDIRSLQQALNNRFGTGLKQDGIFGLKTRNAVINIQKLFNVRADGIVGHKTSQIFRQRTPILKFGMRSSAVSNLQKNLNNRFGTGLKQDGVFGPKTQAALKNVQGMYGLKREGIFGQKTSLAISSEPRIIKIGLRGNYVRGLQQNLNNRLGMGLKEDGIFGPKTRTAVRSTQSMYGLKRDGIFGPHTRNAIENHTPHTVMFGSHGVGVSTLQTMLNRRGAGLKVDGMFGPKTQGAVRQFQMNNGLRVDGIIGRNSWAKLMGR